Proteins from a single region of Palaemon carinicauda isolate YSFRI2023 chromosome 32, ASM3689809v2, whole genome shotgun sequence:
- the LOC137625437 gene encoding uncharacterized protein, with the protein MDVKPLIDSAIKQGLTGTQIDEFVHRQLKLQIEYDEIRKKADEEREERVAKRELDKLERERKKADEERKHELELLKLKSSPDYTPDPNPIVDPLRSSLPKIPPFDETVDEIDLYIDRFERLAKFYKWKDDDYSMLLGTLLRGRALKIYCSLSSDIVNNFVSLKKALLKAFHINSNVYRRKFRDSIIDTDESFVQFNCKLGQYFDKWLELANVEKNYESVRDFMIFDQMLSSCSHDLRSFLLEQSLQNSCQLAESADRYLVAHGMKKCRKSNDKIPSKPHAKPLADNISKSPKVSNSVTKSDSNVKCHHCGEVGHIRPNCPVYKLNKKSDKVVPKIGVVLGREEKLHNCVTDTDGKIFDQSVEIVFDTGCNTVVVRDTLVPLNYPRGRKVKVYDYLGRPLYLNTVHTIVESKFFSGKVKAIVAPIRCADVIIGLIPGLKHNVDAGLSLINGDEFVSDRNVNVNVVTRAKAKDKVKERPMSSNLESLDKEYGLNSDEFSEYQKECPSLASIRKLLDNEESVTLKCRTVKYVNVGDLIYRKCLESSKPEDVGKLQLVVPVQYRNIIMKLAHESLLAGYFSSRKTIDKIMQKFYWPRASLDIHRFCKSCHSCQKFSSKPKKVPLVPMPIVNEPFSRIAIDLVGPITPCTKKGHKYILTVIDMATRYPEAVALRNIDTVSVAEALMEIFCRVGIPKEILSDRGTQFKSDLMSEINKLLSIKAIYTSPYHASSLQAEVQPVIAITDNHCCELPSRDEDSGNYNFCESLSYDKINDLEGLLKSFTDVMSDTPGRTKTISHNIKLQSDEPIRAKNYPIPLSLLDEFNKEVDRMIDMDIIQPSTSDYCSPVVIVRKPNGSIRLCVDFRALNKYSEFDAEPMPSINDDLHKMNGAKYFTELDLCKGYWQVPLDPRAMKFTAFSTKYGLMEFKVMPFGLKTACATFSNSREDIEEGASGNQPFNVGITEEEEEEEEEEEEEDTTGKEEEEEEKEAKKD; encoded by the exons ATGGATGTTAAACCATTAATTGACAGTGCAATTAAACAAGGCCTTACTGGTACTCAAATTGATGAATTTGTACATAGACAGTTAAAGCTTCAGATAGAATATGACGAGATCCGAAAGAAAGCagacgaagaaagagaagaaagagtcgcaaagcgtgagttagataaactagagagagagagaaagaaagcagacGAGGAGAGAAAACATGAATTAGAGTTACTTAAATTGAAATCTAGTCCTGATTACACTCCAGATCCTAATCCCATTGTTGATCCCTTAAGGTCTTCTTTGCCTAAAATTCCACCATTTGACGAGACCGTAGACGAAATAGACTTGTACATAGATCGCTTTGAGAGATTAGcgaaattttacaaatggaaagatgatGATTATTCAATGTTATTGGGAACTCTATTGCGTGGTAGAGCTTTGAAAATTTATTGTAGCTTGTCTAGCGATATTGTCAATAACTTTGTATCACTTAAGAAAGCTCTGCTTAAAGCTTTTCACATAAATTCCAATGTATATCGAAGGAAGTTTAGAGATTCTATTATTGATACTGACGAAAGTTTTGTACAGTTCAATTGTAAATTGGGACAATATTTTGATAAGTGGTTGGAACTTGCAAATGTAGAGAAAAATTATGAATCTgttagagattttatgatttttgATCAAATGTTATCTAGCTGTTCTCATGATCTTCGTTCATTTTTGCTAGAACAGTCACTTCAGAATTCATGTCAACTTGCTGAGAGTGCAGATAGATATCTAGTTGCTCATGGTATGAAGAAATGCCGTAAGAGTAATGATAAGATTCCCTCTAAACCTCATGCTAAACCTCTTGCTGATAATATTTCAAAGTCTCCTAAAGTTTCGAATTCGGTAACTAAATCTGATTCTAATGTTAAATGTCATCATTGTGGTGAAGTTGGTCATATTCGTCCTAATTGCCCTGTgtacaaattaaataagaaatctgaTAAAGTAGTGCCTAAAATAGGTGTAGTACTTGGCCgtgaagaaaaattgcataatTGTGTAACTGATACCGATGGAAAGATTTTTGACCAGTCAGTTGAGATAGTTTTTGATACTGGGTGCAATACCGTGGTTGTTAGAGATACATTAGTACCTTTAAATTATCCTCGTGGCAGAAAAGTGAAAGTTTATGACTATCTTGGTAGACCTTTGTACCTAAATACAGTGCATACAATTGTTGAGTCTAAATTCTTTTCTGGTAAAGTTAAAGCTATTGTTGCCCCCATACGTTGCGCAGATGTCATTATTGGTCTTATACCTGGACTTAAACATAATGTTGATGCAGGTTTAAGTTTAATAAACGGTGATGAGTTTGTTTCTGATCGTAACGTTAACGTTAATGTTGTAACGAGAGCAAAAGCTAAGGATAAAGTAAAGGAGCGTCCTATGTCTAGTAATCTTGAATCTTTGGATAAGGAATATGGTCTTAATTCTGATGAATTTAGTGAGTATCAAAAAGAATGTCCTTCACTTGCTAGTATCCGTAAGTTGCTTGATAACGAAGAAAGTGTAACCTTAAAATGTCGGACAGTTAAGTACGTAAATGTTGGAGATTTAATATATCGCAAGTGTCTTGAAAGTAGTAAACCTGAAGATGTGGGAAAATTACAGTTAGTTGTGCCAGTTCAGtaccgtaatataataatgaagttAGCACATGAGTCTTTGTTGGCGGGATACTTTTCATCTCGTAAGACTATAGATAAGATCATGCAGAAATTCTATTGGCCGAGGGCAAGCTTAGATATACATAGATTTTGTAAATCTTGTCATTCgtgtcaaaagttcagcagtaaaCCAAAGAAAGTACCTTTAGTGCCAATGCCCATTGTGAATGAACCTTTTTCACGTATTGCTATTGATCTAGTTGGTCCTATCACTCCTTGTACTAAGAAAGGTCATAAGTATATTCTTACGGTGATAGATATGGCTACTCGGTATCCCGAAGCAGTTGCTTTACGCAATATTGATACAGTTTCTGTAGCGGAGGCATTAATGGAGATATTTTGTAGAGTTGGTATACCCAAAGAAATCCTTAGTGATCGTGGCACTCAATTCAAGTCTGATCTTATgtctgaaattaataaattattaagtatcaaagccatttacaccagtccttatcatgcatctt CTCTTCAAGCTGAAGTACAGCCTGTTATTGCCATTACTGACAATCATTGTTGTGAATTGCCATCAAGAGATGAAGACTCTGGTAATTataacttttgtgaatctttgtcatatgataaaattaatgatcttGAAGGTTTATTGAAGTCATTTACAGACGTCATGAGTGATACACCTGGTCGTACTAAGACTATTTCTCATAATATAAAATTGCAAAGTGATGAACCAATCAGAGCTAAGAATTACCCAATTCCTTTAAGTTTGCTCGATGAATTCAATAAGGAGGTAGATAGAATGATTGATATGGATATTATTCAACCTTCAACTTCTGATTATTGTTCACCCGTTGTTATTGTACGGAAACCTAATGGAAGTATACGTTTATGTGTTGATTTTAGAGCTCTTAATAAATATTCTGAATTTGATGCAGAACCGATGCCTAGTATAAATGacgatttacataaaatgaatggcgctaaatattttactgaattagacctatgtaaggggtactggcaggttccattAGATCCTAGAGCTATGAAATTTACAGCTTTTTCTACCAAGTATGGGTTAATGGAGTTTAAAGTGATGCCATTTGGTCTTAAAACCGCATGTGCAACATTC AGTAACAGTCGAGAAGACAttgaagagggtgcatcaggcaaccaaccctttaatgtagggataacagaagaagaagaagaagaagaagaagaagaagaagaagaagatactacagggaaagaagaagaggaggaagaaaaagaagccAAGAAGGATTAA